The following are encoded together in the Drosophila takahashii strain IR98-3 E-12201 chromosome X, DtakHiC1v2, whole genome shotgun sequence genome:
- the LOC138913784 gene encoding prophage side tail fiber protein homolog StfR-like → MPPPRPSELAAKSDDDADVAVAARPTPPAAATTTTTTARATTTSTSTTATPTTVTTTTTTYRSRNLLKATAKVKKKKKWKQISFVDDQQRLKQAATSAERKRSTSSAPPALESHAPPRLGRFLRQKSSETASSAATSAAAGRRKSSAASIIAAAAAGAAGFQQQQQHNNHNNSSSCAATGSEEQNSSGTLTGSGIGGSSGGCSGNTSTSTWCGSINFLVYMVCSFCCCCYNFRNSPSR, encoded by the exons ATGCCGCCGCCGCGAC cTTCTGAACTGGCGGCCAAAAGTGACGACGACGCCGACGTCGCCGTTGCAGCGCGTCCAACGccgccggcagcagcaacaacaacaacaacaacagccagaGCTACAACAACAAGCACTTCAACAACTGCAACACCAACAACTgtaacaacaaccacaacaacatATAGATCGCGAAATCTTCTGAAAGCCACCGCCAaagtgaagaagaagaaaaagtggAAGCAAATCTCCTTCGTCGACGATCAGCAGCGCCTGAAGCAAGCAGCGACGTCGGCAGAGCGCAAGCGTTCTACCAGCAGCGCCCCGCCCGCCCTCGAGAGCCACGCCCCCCCGCGCCTTGGACGCTTTTTGCGCCAGAAGAGCAGCGAAACAGCGAGCAGCGCTGCAACGTCAGCGGCGGCGGGACGTCGCAAATCATCGGCGGCATCGATTatcgcagcagcggcagcgggcGCTGCTGgcttccagcagcagcagcagcacaacaaccacaacaacagcagcagctgcgcTGCGACCGGCAGCGAGGAGCAGAACTCGAGCGGTACGCTCACCGGCAGCGGCatcggcggcagcagcggcggctgcAGCGGTAATACTTCAACGTCGACGTGGTGCGGCAGCATCAACTTCCTGGTGTATATGGTGTGCtccttctgctgctgttgctacaACTTCCGCAATTCGCCATCTAG GTAA